Proteins co-encoded in one Osmerus mordax isolate fOsmMor3 chromosome 11, fOsmMor3.pri, whole genome shotgun sequence genomic window:
- the LOC136951690 gene encoding cylicin-2-like isoform X7 gives MDRYSFDSSKSSDSEDEDQDKKSKKKKKLKKRKKKDSSSTSSSSSSSSSSSSSSSSSSDSEDSEDYKKKKKKKKEGERKEYVWDNSVIIDAGVEGCTDSTSMQGLKDKESDSEKDKKKKKKKKKKKKKMKKSKDSSSSSSSSSSSDSSDSEDKKKKKKKKKKKKTKVKKKRDSSSSSSSSSDSEDEKKKKKKKKKKKTKKDSSSSSSSSSSSSSSSDSDKEKKKKKDKKKKKKKETNGDDEGSGELDTMRQTADGDKKKKKDNKKKKASYSLGISEGEDDDGKCKAKEDVSVLVTTAEGAEVHPDGMDAGHLSDDEAEGGNVKEKKKKKLKKMKKKKVSDGDSSDSEDEKEKTKKKKKKNKKKKNKKDSSSSSSSSSSSSSSSCSSSSSSSSSSSSSSSSDSEEEKKKKKKKKVSSSDDSSSSSSSSSSSSDSEDDRTKDKKRDKKKKKKEDKKKKKKKEDKKKKKKDKKKKKKKDDSSSDSEDDKKKKKKKKKKMKKKKDSGDDSDSEKKKKKKKKKMKKKDSDDDSDSEKENKKKKKKKMKKKKDSSSSDSEKDKKKKKKKKKDKMKKKKRSKKKKKDSSSSDSEDEKKKKKKKKKKKVYFVFSRASSDSEEDNKKKDKKKKKKKDKMKKDKKKKKKKDKKKEKDSSSSSSEDEKKKKKDDSSSGSDKVKKNKKHSSGSDGETKMKKTKKDFHDKDGEVKKECDLPGGPVSSYRAFGKSSDLPEVAPVKPESTLDPLPMPKSNSRYESLMSSSSSLSPKDGSPSTRPRSPMESLMGNPPRVRGAGGVAGRTTVLSSSDLLRGPKPYQQP, from the exons GATtacaagaaaaagaagaaaaagaagaaggaggGTGAAAGGAAAGAATATGTTTGGGACAACAGTGTCATAATAGATGCTG GAGTCGAGGGATGCACAGATTCAACATCAATGCAAGGTCTGAAGGATAAG GAGTCAGATAGTgaaaaagacaagaagaagaagaagaagaaaaagaagaagaagaagaaaatgaaGAAGAGCAAG GATTCAagctcttcatcttcatcatcttcatcatcggaCAGCTCAGATAGTGAagataagaagaagaaaaagaagaagaagaaaaagaagaagacaaaGGTCAAGAAGAAGAGG GATTCCagctcctcatcctcgtcctcatcAGACAGTGAAgatgagaagaagaagaagaagaaaaaaaagaaaaagaagactaAGAAG GATTCTAgttcgtcctcctcttcctcctcctcctcttcctcttcctctgacagTGAcaaggaaaagaagaagaaaaaggacaagaagaagaagaagaagaaggagacaaAT GGTGACGATGAGGGCAGTGGAGAGTTGGACACCATGAGACAGACAGCAGATGGagacaaaaagaagaagaaagacaataaaaagaaaaag GCCTCTTACTCCTTGGGTATCTCtgagggtgaggatgatgatggcaaG TGTAAAGCCAAAGAGGATGTGTCTGTTCTCGTGACAACGGCGGAAGGAGCTGAGGTCCACCCTGACGGAATGGATGCCGGACACCTGAGTGATGATGAGGCTGAAGGAGGGAAtgtgaaagagaagaaaaagaagaagttaAAGAAGATGAAAAAGAAGAAG GTTTCTGATGGTGATTCCTCAGACAGTGAGGatgaaaaagagaagacaaagaagaagaaaaagaagaacaagaagaagaagaacaagaag GATTCcagttcctcctcatcctcttcatcctcttcctcctcctcctcctgctcctcctcctcctcatcatcatcatcttcttcctcttcatcatcctctgACAGcgaggaggaaaaaaagaagaagaagaagaag AAGGTCAGTTCCTCTGATGACAGCTCAtcgtcctcatcttcctcctcctcttcttcagatAGTGAAGATGACCGG ACAAAGGACAagaagagagataaaaagaagaagaaaaaggaggacaagaagaagaagaagaaaaaggaagacaagaagaagaaaaagaaggataagaagaagaaaaagaaaaag gaTGACTCTTCATCAGACAGTGAggatgacaaaaagaaaaagaagaagaagaaaaaaaagatgaagaagaaaaag GATTCAGGTGACGATTCAGATagcgagaaaaaaaagaagaaaaaaaagaaaaagatgaaGAAAAAG GATTCAGATGACGATTCAGATAGCgaaaaagaaaataagaaaaagaagaagaaaaagatgaagaaaaaaaag GATTCCAGCTCATCTGACAGTgaaaaagacaagaagaagaagaagaagaaaaagaaggataagatgaaaaaaaagaagagaagcaagaagaagaaaaag GATTCCAGCTCATCTGACAGTGAAgatgagaagaagaagaagaagaagaagaaaaagaagaaggtaTATTTTGTTTTTAGTCGT GCATCATCTGATAGCGAAGAGGACAATAAAAAGAAagataagaagaagaaaaagaagaaggatAAAATGAAAAAggataagaagaagaagaagaagaaggacaaaaagaaggaaaag GATTCCTCATCCTCAAGCAGTGAGgatgagaagaaaaagaaaaag GACGACTCCTCCTCAGGAAGTGATAAGgtcaaaaagaacaagaaa CATTCTAGTGgctcagatggagagacaaaAATGAAGAAGACGAAAAAG GACTTCCATGATAAGGATGGAGAGGTGAAGAAAGAGTGTGACTTGCCAGGCGGTCCTGTTAGCAGCTATCGTGCGTTTGGCAAATCCAGTGATCTGCCTGAAGTTGCCCCCGTAAAGCCCGAATCCACTCTGGACCCACTGCCTATGCCCAAATCCAACTCCCGTTATGAGTCACTGAtgagctcctcttcctcactcagTCCCAAAGATGGCAGCCCCTCCACCAGGCCCCGCAGCCCCATGGAGTCACTAATGGGGAATCCccccagggtcagaggagcagggggcgtggccgggagGACCACAGTGCTCTCGTCCAGCGACCTGCTCAGGGGCCCTAAGCCCTATCAGCAGCCTTAA
- the LOC136951695 gene encoding putative uncharacterized protein DDB_G0292636 — protein MDFDLASAVGKDEVKKEDACGQDQKFSFGFGKKDKDKSKDKSDCKGKDHDKKDKDHKDKDHSKKDKEHKDKDHKKEHKDKGHKKEHKDKDHKKKDKKHKPGGHKSGSGSSSSSSSDSD, from the exons ATGGATTTTGACCTTGCGTCAG CTGTGGGAAAGGATGAAGTGAAGAAGGAAGATGCCTGTGGCCAGGACCAGAAGTTCTCCTTCGGCTTTGGGAAGAAGGACAAAGACAAGAGCAAGGACAAG AGTGACTGCAAAGGCAAGGACCATGACAAGAAGGACAAGGACCACAAGGATAAAGACCACAGCAAGAAGGACAAGGAGCACAAGGATAAAGACCACAAGAAGGAGCACAAGGATAAAGGACACAAGAAGGAGCACAAGGATAAGGATCACAAGAAGAAGGACAAGAAGCACAAACCTGGAGGACACAAGTCAGGCTCAGGCTcaagctcctcctcttcttctgacAGTGATTAG